DNA from Archaeoglobus veneficus SNP6:
AGAGAAATACGTCAACCCCCCTAACTTTTCAGAATTGACAATATTATTGCAACGATTAGTAAAATACCAAGGAACCAGATAAACAATGGGCTGATACCTGAAATTTTTGAGAACTCAGGTAGTATCCAAAAGAAGAACACAATTACTATGAATATTGAAATTATTGCTTCCATTATATCTTCTACTAATCCCACTTCAATTCCCTCCAACTATATAATTATCAACCCATTTCACGTTACCAGCACCCCACCGTCTTCGTACGCCCCAATCTCTACCATTACCCTCTCAAGGATCCCAGCAATATCATCCTCAGCTATGCCGAAGAGCTTCGAGGTCTCCTCAATGAGTCGCTTCTTGCTACATCCCCTGGCGATCCTCGGAATCATGAACCTCGCGACCTCTCTGTAAATCTCTTCCTCCCTGTACGTCTCCGTGATCTTGACCCGCTTCAGAACATAGTAGTAGGCAGACTCGAAGGAGTCGAAGATCTCGTGCTCTACCCCGTGAACCTCAACCTCTGCCCAGCCTTCTCGGCGGCAATACGGGCACTCGAAGCGGGCGAGCACGCTACTTCCTCCTCACAGCGAGCGAAACCACAAACAAAGCCTTGTGCTTACCTCTGATTCGGGAGTTTTTGTGGGCGTCGGGTGCTGCGAAAGTGATAATGTTTCTCAATGACTAAATGGTGAAGGCTGAGAGGTTGGGTGTAAATACTCTCGTTGTCCCACCCCAGCCACTTTGATCGGCAATTTTACTCACTACTTACTTTATCCCGGAAGGATTTTCCACGTAGTGCTCTTCGTCGAGTTTTGCAGTACATGGCCGTTACCCCTAGAACCTTATCCCAAGCAACCCACCTTCGGGAGTATCATCAGTCAATCGTATCCTAATCGAGGTAGTGTCAAGTTAACACCTCCAGTAGTTGTAGAAGGCCATAAAGCTCTCCAACCAGCTCTGTACAGAGACAAAAGAACTCCTGAATGGAAATCTGTTCCAGAACCTCTTCGTTCTCTCTTTAAACCTCGAAAAGAATCCTTCTACAGCATTTCTTCTACCAAACGTTTCATGCCTGTATCTCAGCCCTAACCTTTTCAAAGCCCACAGATACCAGAAACCTCTATCAACAACGATCTCTGGCTTGTTTTCGCAATGCTTGAGAACTTCTCTAAGGAAAACGTAAGCTTCAAAGCTTCCTCTTCCTCCAGAAGCCCATATAGCTAGGCATTCCATGGTATCAACGTCTATAGCAGCCCAAACAAAGATTTGTTTCTTTTCCAGTTTTATTTTTGTTTCATCTATCGCAACAAGTCTTCTTTTCTTCTTTTCTGGTTGTTTTAAGACTGTTTTGAGTCTATGGTAGTAAATCCTAACAGATTCGTGACTTATTTCTTCGAATAAAGATAGAAAATCACTTGTTTTTCTCAAAGAAAGGCCAAAGAAGTATAATAATGCTGCAAGTATTTTAAGTTCCACATCTTTCCTGTTCCTTCGAAAGACTTTTGTAGACTTGACGTAATCTACCAACTGGCTTAGCGCAGGCTGCATAAGTTGTATCTTAGTTATTTATTTTTTGTTATTTTGACACTGCCCCTAATCGATTCTTTAAACACATTTCTAAAATCCTTACTAAATTCATTATGTGGTACCGAATCCGAGTTTATAGCACAAATGTATTGGAATCCCCTCTCTTTTGCTTCCATAGCGGCAAGTTCCATCGCTCTGGCGACTTGCCTTTCGTCAACACCATTGAAAATTGTACTATCGTGAATCAGGAAACCAGGCTTATCTTTTTGATTAGCTCTCAACTGGATCAGCATCAAGTCATAACAAAATACTTTCATACGCTCAATACCTTCGCTCTTCGCTCTCTTGATTTCAACTTTAAATTTATAGCCGCTCTCCGTAATGTCA
Protein-coding regions in this window:
- a CDS encoding IS6 family transposase; amino-acid sequence: MQPALSQLVDYVKSTKVFRRNRKDVELKILAALLYFFGLSLRKTSDFLSLFEEISHESVRIYYHRLKTVLKQPEKKKRRLVAIDETKIKLEKKQIFVWAAIDVDTMECLAIWASGGRGSFEAYVFLREVLKHCENKPEIVVDRGFWYLWALKRLGLRYRHETFGRRNAVEGFFSRFKERTKRFWNRFPFRSSFVSVQSWLESFMAFYNYWRC